One Dialister invisus DSM 15470 genomic region harbors:
- the jag gene encoding RNA-binding cell elongation regulator Jag/EloR: MKTVRITAKTVDEAVEEGLKKLGLSRAEAVIRVIEQPSSGLFGLFNKKDAVVEVGAAGSETEDAAETAGDMTSAVAGAADGEEETVSAAEEPGENVMGGGDTEEVLTVKKEKRGREETPFSAEEQEEAAEEAKRFLTGVFKGMKMEVQLEKMVNEERILFNLHGEGLGILIGKHGQTLDALQYLTNLAANKNFRHHYFVLLDVEDYRQRRRQTLESLAHRLADKVKRTGEEIRLEPMSAGDRRMIHLALQNDGAVSTESDGEAPYRCVVIRAKQ; encoded by the coding sequence ATGAAAACTGTCAGAATTACCGCAAAAACCGTTGACGAAGCAGTGGAAGAAGGATTGAAGAAGCTGGGGCTTTCCCGCGCAGAAGCAGTGATCCGTGTCATTGAACAGCCCTCAAGCGGACTTTTCGGTTTGTTCAACAAGAAAGATGCCGTTGTCGAGGTCGGCGCGGCAGGATCAGAAACGGAAGATGCTGCGGAGACTGCCGGGGACATGACTTCGGCTGTTGCCGGGGCTGCAGACGGAGAGGAAGAAACCGTTTCCGCTGCGGAGGAGCCGGGGGAAAACGTCATGGGCGGCGGTGATACGGAAGAAGTTCTTACGGTGAAGAAGGAAAAACGCGGCCGTGAGGAAACTCCGTTTTCCGCGGAAGAGCAGGAAGAAGCCGCTGAAGAAGCGAAACGTTTCCTGACGGGCGTTTTCAAAGGAATGAAGATGGAAGTGCAGCTTGAAAAGATGGTGAATGAAGAACGCATTCTTTTCAACCTTCACGGCGAGGGTCTGGGCATCCTTATCGGAAAGCACGGCCAGACGCTGGACGCACTCCAGTACCTGACAAATCTGGCGGCAAATAAAAATTTCCGTCACCATTACTTCGTGCTTCTTGATGTGGAAGACTATCGGCAGCGCCGCAGGCAGACCCTGGAATCGCTGGCGCACCGCCTGGCGGATAAGGTGAAGCGTACAGGGGAAGAAATCCGCCTTGAACCGATGTCGGCGGGCGACCGCCGCATGATCCACCTGGCGCTCCAGAATGACGGCGCGGTATCTACAGAAAGCGACGGAGAAGCGCCGTATCGCTGCGTCGTGATTCGCGCGAAACAGTAA
- a CDS encoding YidC/Oxa1 family membrane protein insertase, giving the protein MNLGFGGGGSDFQIPVLSAIVGMIADLMRIGLQICYEFTSGLGFPNYVIAIVVLTILIKTLLLPLAVKQIRSMKAMQAIQPEIQKIQKKYRNDPAMMRQEMGRLYKEHNASPMAGCLPLLIQMPFLIAMYYAIQGFSYDPLHAGFLWIESLAAEDGTYILPVLSAASTFLVSWQTTPKDAPGNQKTMLFMMPLMIGWMSLHFPSGLVIYWVVSNIYQFFQQLIMFRGEKGKEMINGPSKKGVVTVHTDEEAVAKTKRKKIIRRKIIKKVAKKPAVDEAPKAGDEKEKTASAEKTAEAGDSSGKAEG; this is encoded by the coding sequence ATGAATCTTGGCTTTGGCGGAGGCGGATCTGATTTCCAGATTCCCGTACTCTCGGCTATTGTAGGCATGATTGCCGATCTGATGCGCATCGGCCTGCAGATTTGTTATGAATTTACTTCCGGTCTCGGATTTCCCAATTACGTCATCGCTATCGTCGTTTTGACGATACTCATCAAGACGCTGCTGCTTCCCCTCGCGGTGAAACAGATCCGTTCCATGAAAGCGATGCAGGCAATACAGCCGGAGATCCAGAAAATCCAGAAGAAGTACAGAAATGACCCTGCCATGATGCGGCAGGAAATGGGGCGTCTGTACAAAGAGCATAATGCGTCCCCCATGGCGGGATGCCTGCCGTTGCTCATACAGATGCCTTTCCTTATCGCGATGTACTATGCGATTCAGGGGTTCAGTTATGACCCTCTCCATGCGGGTTTCCTCTGGATTGAAAGTCTGGCAGCGGAAGACGGTACGTACATCCTGCCTGTTCTTTCCGCCGCGTCCACGTTCCTTGTTTCCTGGCAGACGACGCCGAAAGACGCGCCGGGCAACCAAAAGACGATGCTTTTCATGATGCCTCTTATGATCGGCTGGATGTCTCTTCATTTTCCGAGCGGTTTGGTGATTTACTGGGTGGTGAGCAATATTTACCAGTTTTTCCAGCAGCTTATCATGTTCCGCGGGGAAAAGGGAAAGGAAATGATAAACGGGCCTTCGAAAAAAGGCGTAGTCACTGTCCATACCGATGAAGAGGCTGTGGCTAAGACAAAGAGGAAAAAGATTATCCGCAGAAAAATTATTAAAAAGGTAGCAAAGAAACCGGCAGTCGATGAAGCACCGAAGGCCGGTGATGAAAAAGAAAAAACGGCTTCTGCTGAAAAGACGGCAGAGGCCGGGGATAGTTCCGGGAAAGCGGAGGGATAA
- the yidD gene encoding membrane protein insertion efficiency factor YidD, with product MKTVLIVLIRFYRKYVSPLKPPCCRFTPTCSTYALEAVEKYGALKGGWLALKRILKCHPFHKGGYDPVP from the coding sequence ATGAAGACGGTGCTGATCGTTCTTATTCGATTTTACAGGAAATATGTTTCTCCCCTGAAACCGCCATGCTGCCGTTTCACTCCCACCTGCAGCACTTACGCGCTGGAAGCGGTGGAGAAATACGGCGCGCTGAAAGGCGGATGGCTCGCGTTAAAGCGGATCTTGAAGTGCCATCCTTTCCATAAGGGCGGTTATGACCCTGTTCCATAA
- the rnpA gene encoding ribonuclease P protein component encodes MPESESKQEKKYPLHRDFRIRQNRDYRRIYSSGRRFSNRAGLMYVVRTKREPVRIGFVTTKRIGNAVARNRARRLMKEVYRLHRHELSSHYEAILLAAAFLTTATYSEAEKALLALWRKAGMLEGA; translated from the coding sequence GTGCCTGAGTCAGAATCGAAGCAGGAGAAGAAGTATCCGCTTCACCGTGATTTCCGTATCCGGCAAAACAGGGATTACCGGCGTATATACTCGTCCGGCCGGCGTTTCAGCAACCGCGCGGGACTTATGTACGTGGTCAGGACGAAACGGGAACCTGTCCGGATCGGGTTTGTGACGACGAAGCGCATCGGCAATGCCGTGGCGCGCAACCGGGCAAGGCGCCTGATGAAAGAGGTTTATCGCCTCCATCGTCATGAACTTTCTTCCCATTATGAAGCCATATTGCTTGCCGCCGCTTTTCTGACGACAGCGACGTATAGCGAGGCGGAAAAGGCTTTGCTTGCGCTGTGGCGTAAAGCGGGCATGCTGGAGGGGGCATGA
- the rpmH gene encoding 50S ribosomal protein L34 yields MMAKMTFQPNNHWRKHTHGFRARMKTKAGRIVLKRRRAKGRKVLSA; encoded by the coding sequence CTGATGGCAAAAATGACATTCCAGCCTAATAACCACTGGAGAAAACATACCCACGGATTCCGCGCCCGTATGAAGACGAAAGCCGGCCGTATTGTTCTGAAAAGAAGAAGAGCCAAGGGCAGAAAGGTATTAAGTGCCTGA
- a CDS encoding ABC transporter permease has translation MKKNLTVWNLFSVVILAAFALFIMYPIFLILYRSVIHGDTGALTLQNFAHFFAKKFYWGTMVNSLKVTVVSTILSAALGLPLAYLMRSVKIKGSSFLNILIVISYLSPPFIGAYAWIQMLGRQGVITQFLNDTFGLHYGGVYGFAGIVLVFTLQSFPLVYIYVSGALKNLDNSLNEAAESLGCSRMGRIWKIIVPLVMPTLLASSMLVFMRVFADFGTPMLIGEGYKTLPVLIYNQFMGEVSGDDGFAAAICCIVIGLTIVMFFVQRFLAGRNTYAMTALKPMAAESLGGLRNILAHLAVYMVVGLAILPQFVVVYTSFLATNGGQVFTGGFALQSYDATLFAKDNDVIWHTYFLGLCAIAAVLVLGVLIAYLSVRKRNTLNSILDVMTMFPFIIPGSVLGIAFVFAFNKSPIILTGTALIMIISFAVRRMPYTVRSSTAILGNISPSIEEAAISLGASDMTTFRKITVPMMMPGVLSGAIMSWVTIISELSSSIILYTNSTQTLTVSIYTEVIRGNYGNASAYATILTVTSILSLLLFYKVTGRRDVSV, from the coding sequence ATGAAAAAGAATCTGACTGTCTGGAACCTTTTCAGTGTCGTTATTCTTGCGGCTTTCGCCCTTTTCATCATGTATCCCATATTCCTCATTCTGTACCGGAGTGTCATTCATGGGGATACAGGGGCGCTCACGCTTCAGAATTTCGCCCATTTCTTCGCCAAAAAATTCTACTGGGGAACGATGGTAAACTCGCTGAAAGTGACTGTCGTTTCCACGATTTTATCGGCGGCTCTCGGCCTTCCGCTGGCATACCTCATGAGGAGCGTGAAAATAAAAGGAAGCAGTTTCCTGAATATCCTCATCGTTATCTCCTATCTGTCGCCGCCTTTCATCGGGGCATATGCGTGGATACAGATGCTCGGGCGGCAGGGCGTCATCACCCAGTTCCTGAACGACACCTTCGGACTCCATTATGGCGGTGTGTACGGCTTTGCCGGCATTGTCCTCGTCTTTACGCTCCAGTCATTTCCCCTCGTTTACATTTACGTATCGGGAGCGCTGAAAAATCTGGACAACTCTTTGAATGAAGCGGCGGAAAGCCTGGGGTGCAGCCGCATGGGGCGCATTTGGAAAATCATCGTGCCTCTTGTCATGCCCACGCTCCTTGCCAGCTCCATGCTCGTTTTCATGCGTGTCTTTGCTGACTTCGGCACGCCCATGCTCATCGGTGAGGGATACAAGACACTCCCCGTCCTTATTTACAACCAGTTCATGGGCGAAGTATCGGGGGATGACGGCTTCGCGGCAGCCATCTGCTGCATCGTGATCGGGCTCACCATCGTCATGTTCTTCGTCCAGCGTTTTCTCGCGGGAAGAAATACCTACGCCATGACCGCCCTGAAACCCATGGCGGCGGAATCACTCGGCGGCCTGCGGAATATCCTTGCCCATCTGGCAGTCTACATGGTTGTGGGACTGGCGATCCTTCCCCAGTTCGTCGTTGTGTACACCTCTTTCCTTGCTACAAACGGAGGGCAGGTATTCACCGGCGGATTCGCTCTTCAGAGTTATGACGCGACACTCTTTGCCAAGGACAATGACGTCATCTGGCATACCTATTTCCTGGGACTTTGCGCCATCGCTGCTGTCCTCGTCTTGGGTGTCCTTATCGCCTACCTTTCCGTGCGGAAAAGAAATACACTGAACAGCATTCTTGACGTCATGACGATGTTCCCCTTCATCATTCCCGGCTCCGTCCTCGGTATCGCTTTCGTCTTTGCTTTCAATAAATCGCCGATTATCCTTACCGGAACGGCGCTGATCATGATTATTTCTTTCGCGGTGCGGAGAATGCCCTATACCGTCCGTTCCTCCACCGCCATTTTGGGAAATATCAGTCCCAGCATCGAAGAAGCGGCCATTTCTCTGGGCGCCTCTGACATGACGACATTCCGTAAAATCACGGTTCCCATGATGATGCCCGGCGTTCTTTCCGGCGCCATCATGAGCTGGGTCACCATCATCAGCGAGCTGTCGTCATCCATCATCCTGTATACGAACAGCACACAGACACTCACCGTGTCCATCTACACGGAAGTCATCCGCGGCAACTACGGGAACGCCTCCGCGTATGCCACCATCCTCACGGTGACATCCATCCTGTCGCTGCTCCTTTTCTATAAAGTGACAGGCCGGCGCGACGTGTCAGTGTAA
- a CDS encoding ABC transporter ATP-binding protein, which yields MSVSINIDKVVKKYGDTVVVNGLSVDIMPGEFFTLLGPSGCGKTTLLRMIIGFNSIEGGTISVDGNVINDVATDKRNMGMVFQNYAIFPHMSVKDNVAFGLRMRKVPEKEIEERVDKILKIVKIDHLKDRMPTALSGGQQQRVALARAIVIRPQVLLMDEPLSNLDAKLRIEMRNAIKQIQRRVDITTVYVTHDQEEALAVSDRIAVMNGGVICQIGRPADIYKRPKNVFVSTFIGLSNLLDGHIVKKGDKTSISFKENEDWLVDMDNLSGGVEDGEEVIISVRPEEFDMEPGTKEGIRGVIRSSVFLGLTTHYFITTDGGQELEILQTQEGHDILPDGSAVTLTVKAGRINVFRRATEETLIREEGL from the coding sequence ATGAGTGTTTCTATCAATATAGACAAAGTGGTGAAGAAGTACGGGGATACGGTGGTGGTGAACGGCCTGTCCGTGGATATTATGCCGGGCGAATTTTTCACCCTTTTAGGGCCGTCGGGCTGCGGTAAAACGACACTGCTCCGTATGATTATCGGATTCAATTCCATCGAAGGCGGTACGATTTCCGTCGACGGGAATGTCATCAACGATGTGGCGACAGATAAAAGAAATATGGGCATGGTTTTTCAGAATTATGCCATTTTCCCCCACATGTCGGTGAAAGATAATGTGGCTTTCGGTCTGCGGATGCGGAAGGTGCCTGAAAAGGAAATCGAAGAGCGGGTGGATAAAATCCTGAAGATCGTGAAGATCGACCACCTGAAAGACCGTATGCCCACAGCGCTTTCCGGCGGGCAGCAGCAGCGTGTCGCCCTTGCGCGGGCGATCGTCATCCGGCCGCAGGTACTTCTGATGGATGAACCGCTGTCCAACTTGGATGCGAAACTCCGTATCGAAATGAGGAATGCCATCAAGCAGATTCAGCGCCGGGTGGATATAACCACGGTGTATGTCACCCACGACCAGGAAGAGGCGCTGGCGGTGTCCGACCGTATCGCCGTCATGAATGGCGGGGTCATCTGCCAGATCGGCAGACCGGCGGATATTTATAAAAGGCCGAAGAACGTTTTCGTTTCGACTTTCATCGGGCTCTCCAACCTGCTGGACGGACATATCGTGAAAAAAGGAGATAAGACAAGCATTTCCTTTAAAGAAAATGAAGACTGGCTTGTAGACATGGATAACTTATCAGGCGGCGTAGAGGACGGAGAAGAAGTCATCATTTCCGTCCGTCCGGAAGAATTTGATATGGAACCCGGCACGAAAGAGGGGATCCGCGGCGTGATCCGTTCTTCCGTCTTCCTCGGTCTTACCACCCATTACTTCATCACCACTGACGGAGGGCAGGAATTGGAGATTCTCCAGACCCAGGAAGGCCACGATATTCTTCCCGACGGCAGCGCCGTCACGCTCACCGTCAAAGCCGGACGGATCAATGTCTTCCGCCGGGCAACGGAAGAAACATTGATCAGAGAGGAAGGACTATGA
- a CDS encoding extracellular solute-binding protein has translation MKRLKKAALAVACAAVLCSVFSGCGGDKKDTAKAAPAEEKVLTVYTARSESLNNLVIPAFEKETGIKVNVIVAGTGPLVKRVASEKDNPQGDILWAADQTMLDSQKELFEKYVSPEDANMIDAAKNKTGYFSPAFADPTVFIVNKKLAGDMKIAGFDDLLNPALKGKIACGDPANSSSAFQVLMAMLYAKGKDGDPMSPEAWAYVDNFIKNVDGKFLNSSGAVHKGAADGEYTVGLTWEDPAATYVKNGADVEVVFPKEGAIFPGESVQIIKGAKHMENAKKFVDFMLSQKIQEAAGKTLTVRPLRKGVKLADYMTPQDTIALFKNYDEGWVAAHKKEVVAEWNKHLENSRQ, from the coding sequence ATGAAAAGATTGAAGAAAGCAGCTTTGGCGGTGGCATGTGCTGCTGTGCTCTGTTCCGTATTTTCCGGCTGCGGCGGAGATAAAAAGGATACTGCCAAGGCCGCTCCCGCAGAGGAAAAGGTGCTCACCGTTTACACGGCGCGCAGCGAAAGCTTAAACAATCTTGTCATTCCCGCTTTTGAAAAAGAAACAGGGATTAAAGTCAATGTTATTGTGGCGGGGACGGGCCCCCTCGTGAAACGTGTGGCGTCTGAAAAGGACAATCCCCAGGGTGACATTCTCTGGGCGGCTGACCAGACGATGCTGGATTCCCAGAAGGAACTTTTTGAGAAATATGTATCCCCGGAAGACGCGAATATGATTGATGCCGCTAAAAATAAGACAGGATATTTTTCTCCCGCATTTGCCGATCCCACCGTTTTCATCGTTAATAAAAAACTGGCAGGCGATATGAAGATTGCCGGGTTTGACGATCTTCTCAATCCGGCGCTGAAGGGTAAGATTGCCTGCGGCGACCCTGCCAACTCCAGCTCCGCGTTCCAGGTGCTCATGGCGATGCTTTACGCCAAGGGCAAGGATGGAGATCCCATGTCCCCCGAGGCTTGGGCGTACGTGGATAACTTCATTAAGAATGTAGATGGGAAATTCCTGAACAGTTCCGGTGCTGTCCATAAAGGCGCTGCCGACGGCGAATATACCGTGGGGCTTACTTGGGAAGATCCGGCGGCTACCTATGTGAAGAACGGCGCTGACGTAGAAGTCGTATTCCCGAAAGAGGGAGCCATTTTCCCGGGCGAATCCGTACAGATCATCAAAGGCGCGAAACATATGGAAAATGCGAAGAAATTTGTCGATTTCATGCTTTCCCAGAAGATCCAGGAAGCGGCAGGAAAGACGCTCACCGTCCGTCCGCTCCGCAAGGGTGTGAAGCTTGCTGACTACATGACACCCCAGGACACAATCGCTTTGTTCAAGAATTATGACGAAGGCTGGGTAGCTGCCCATAAGAAAGAAGTCGTGGCGGAATGGAATAAACATCTGGAAAATTCCAGGCAGTAA
- a CDS encoding uracil-xanthine permease family protein produces MNTDPIYEADGKISVRKAVPFGLQHVLAMFVANIAPILIVTGVVKMPASEAGAVVQAAMIIAGIGSLLQMYPVFRLGSGLPVIMGISFTFVSVFCVIGLKYGYGAILGAVLIGGVLEGILGLGAAWWRKLVPPIVSATVVTAIGFSLLPIGANSFGGGFGHPEFGDVRFLIVGTITLVSCLIFNIRAKSFYKQLSVLFGLFVGYVTAYFYGMVDLGRLTEVSLVSLPVFMPYSLEFHYDAIFSVFLIFLVSATETLGDTSALSAMGFNREAKDREISGSIAVDGFVSAASSLFGCLPITSFSQNVGLIAMTHVVNRKAIASGAVIMVLAGLIPALGVILASLPEAVLGGCTLMMFGSIVVSGVQMISRCGYSQRNMSIAALSLSIGLGFTQTPQIFRIFPELLRSVFAENCVAVVFIVAVLLNLVFPKEEEEKAAAGAAE; encoded by the coding sequence ATGAATACAGATCCGATTTATGAAGCGGATGGGAAAATATCTGTCCGCAAAGCAGTGCCTTTCGGTCTCCAGCACGTTCTTGCCATGTTCGTGGCAAATATCGCGCCAATCCTTATCGTGACGGGCGTGGTGAAGATGCCTGCCTCAGAAGCGGGCGCTGTTGTCCAGGCGGCCATGATCATTGCAGGCATCGGCTCCCTGCTCCAGATGTATCCCGTCTTCCGTCTGGGCAGCGGACTTCCTGTCATCATGGGAATCAGCTTTACCTTTGTTTCTGTTTTTTGTGTGATCGGATTGAAATACGGCTACGGCGCTATTCTCGGCGCTGTCCTTATAGGCGGTGTTCTGGAGGGAATCCTCGGTCTCGGCGCGGCATGGTGGCGGAAACTTGTACCGCCCATCGTTTCGGCGACTGTCGTGACGGCCATTGGGTTTTCCCTGCTTCCCATCGGGGCGAATTCTTTCGGCGGCGGTTTCGGTCATCCTGAATTCGGCGATGTCCGGTTCCTCATTGTCGGTACAATTACTTTGGTTTCCTGCCTTATTTTTAATATCCGGGCGAAATCATTCTACAAGCAGTTATCTGTCCTTTTCGGGCTTTTTGTGGGGTACGTTACGGCATACTTCTACGGTATGGTTGATTTGGGCCGCCTGACGGAAGTATCCCTTGTGTCTCTGCCGGTTTTCATGCCTTATTCTCTGGAATTTCATTATGACGCCATTTTCTCCGTATTCCTTATTTTCCTGGTGTCTGCCACAGAAACGCTGGGCGACACCTCGGCGCTTTCCGCCATGGGGTTCAATCGGGAGGCGAAAGACAGGGAAATATCCGGTTCCATTGCCGTGGACGGGTTTGTTTCTGCCGCGTCTTCTCTCTTCGGGTGTTTGCCGATTACATCTTTCAGCCAGAATGTGGGGCTTATCGCCATGACACATGTGGTGAACAGGAAAGCCATCGCCAGCGGCGCCGTCATCATGGTTCTGGCAGGACTTATTCCCGCGCTGGGGGTCATTTTGGCGTCACTGCCTGAGGCCGTCCTCGGCGGCTGTACGCTTATGATGTTCGGCTCCATCGTGGTGTCCGGTGTGCAGATGATCAGCCGCTGCGGATATTCACAGAGAAATATGAGTATTGCCGCCCTGTCTCTTTCCATCGGACTGGGATTCACGCAGACACCGCAGATTTTCCGCATATTTCCCGAACTGCTGCGGAGCGTATTCGCAGAGAACTGTGTAGCGGTGGTTTTCATCGTGGCGGTTCTTCTGAATCTTGTATTTCCCAAAGAGGAAGAGGAAAAAGCAGCGGCAGGAGCTGCCGAATGA
- a CDS encoding xanthine phosphoribosyltransferase yields the protein MNLLQEKILSDGVIRPGNVLKVDSFLNHQIDVPFISELGKEFKKLFGDRKVDKILTIEASGIGIACLTAVYFGVPVVFAKKSAGSNMDKEMFATEVMSYTHNRKNHVVVSKKYLKPGEHILIMDDFLANGCAVSGLLDLVKQAGGIVEGIGICIEKGFQGGGDALREAGYDVRSLAVIEKMDAETGVITFR from the coding sequence CTGAATTTACTGCAGGAGAAAATTTTGAGCGACGGAGTGATCCGTCCAGGGAATGTGCTCAAGGTGGACAGTTTTCTGAATCATCAAATCGATGTGCCTTTTATCAGTGAACTGGGGAAGGAATTTAAAAAGCTTTTCGGGGATCGGAAAGTGGACAAGATTCTGACGATCGAAGCGTCGGGGATCGGCATTGCCTGCCTTACGGCGGTGTATTTCGGGGTGCCTGTAGTTTTTGCGAAGAAATCTGCGGGAAGCAATATGGATAAGGAAATGTTTGCTACGGAGGTTATGTCATATACCCATAATCGGAAAAACCATGTGGTGGTATCAAAGAAATATCTGAAACCCGGCGAACATATCCTCATCATGGACGATTTTCTTGCCAATGGCTGCGCCGTGAGCGGGCTTCTTGATCTGGTAAAACAGGCGGGCGGTATCGTAGAAGGCATCGGCATCTGCATCGAAAAAGGTTTCCAGGGCGGCGGCGACGCGCTCCGTGAAGCGGGATATGATGTCCGCTCTCTGGCAGTTATTGAAAAAATGGATGCCGAAACAGGCGTCATTACGTTCCGCTGA